The window CGCTTCTACTTCTTCTATAAAACCTCTACGTTTCTCTCTTAAACCCCAATTCTTACACTCACCGATTCACTCCCTCACCTATTCCAGCTTCAACTTTTCCATATCTCTCCATCAATGGCTTCTTCCATTGCTCTCCGAGCGCTTACCGCTTTCTCCGCACCTAAACTCATCAATCCTGTTCGCTCCGCCTCTATTCTCCCTTCCTCTGTTCCTCGTTCCTTCAACACCAATGCTCAGATGACCAACTACGACCATGATGATCGTTCTGTTGAAGTGGACCGCCGCTCTGACCGCTCCCTCTCTCGTTCTCGGGATCCTTATTCTGGTTTCGGAGGTAGTTGTTATCTTCGTCCATGCTTCACTTTTGTTCTCGTGGTTTCTTCGTTGATTCTCATGTTTCTGAATTGTTCTGCAACTTTCAATTAgtttttgtgtttgatttttttttttttttttttttgagttatTTCGTTTCGGTTTGTGGAAATGGCTCTTGGATCCTCTGGTGGAAATGAATGTTTGAGTTTGTATGTGTTGATTTATATGGAATAaatctctatttcttttataatttagtagAGTACAAACCTATATACAACCAAAGGGAAATAGGAAATAGTATcagaataataattattctaaTTACGTTAATAATATGTCTTATTGTTAGTTTTTGTGGAATGTTGCGATGATATTGTCTATGAGCTTTGACGATTCTGTTCGGCGAATCTCGGCatgattttttgtaattgattGGAGATAAGTGAAAATTTGTGTTAGCTGTTGTTGGTGGATGTTGAGCTGATCGGTCTTTTCGATCTTGTAGCTATGGAACTGTCTAAGTTGAGAGTGAACTTGCGTGTTTGTTGTTTTGATCACTCTGTTTACGAGTCTTTGGCATAAAATCTTTGGAACTCGTCATGATTTTGTGAGGATTTTGTTTAGGAATATATGCTTGATGAATGATCTCTTTGAGGAATCTAGTTCATTCGTCAATTGGATCACATTCCAAGTCTTGTTATCTGGTTCATTGAGGATCCTTGATCTGATCTGGAAATCACGCCGTTGTAGTCATTAGTTCGTTGTGGTTTAGAGggaaattttgattgttgtttgTTAATGCCGGATGCTTGCGCTGAACAGTGTTTGTTTGTCAATTTACAGATGTGTTCGATCCATTCTCTCAGACTAGGAGCCTAAGCCAGGTGCTGAATCTGATGGACCAGTTCATGGAGGATCCGTTTCTGGCAGCATCACGAGGAGTAGGAGCAGGATCAAGGAGGGGGTGGGACGTGAAGGAAGACGACAACTGTCTATATCTTCGTATGGACATGCCAGGACTGGGCAAAGATGATGTGAAGGTGAGTGTGGAGCAGAACACACTGATCATCAAAGGAGAGGCAGAGAAAGAATCCGAAGATGAAGAAGACCTTAGACGATTCTCGAGCCGACTGGACTTGCCTGCGAATCTGTACGAGCTGAATTCAATCAAAGCAGAGATGAAGAATGGGGTGCTGAAAGTGGCAGTGCCAAAggtgaaggaagaagaaaggaaggatGTGAGGCATGTTACTGTTGAGTAGttgtttggaaaatgaaaatgatgcccttactttgtttttcttacaCTTGAATGTACAGCCTTTCTTGTTTGgtgtttgtttgttatgtGCTTTGGGTTGTAAGTACAAAAGTCTCTTGTTCTTGAGATGGTGAGTAAGATGTATGGATTTcaaagttgtttttgttaatatgaTTTGCATCTGAACAAACTTTCCGTCTAATTCAAACCTTGAGCTATATTGTCTCCTAGAATCATAAAGACTCTGCTTGAGGGTGAGGAGCAACCGTGGAGTTAGGATGCGAAGGCACATTCAAATAAGGCTTATGGGGAGGTAAGttgtaaaattattatgaCTTTGAAATTCTACAAGCTCAACTAGTGATACACAAATAAAAGCTGTATATATagaatagtatatatatttgaaaagaataaatttaaaagcaacTATTTGAAAAGTGGGGGGAGGGGGATTTTAAAGAATCGCAGTTGTTCATTTGGGAATGAATAGTATTTTCTTGATTCTTGCTTTGGCATTTGACATTTCCTTTAACAATCACTTGTTTTTTTGTCACATCTATAGTCAACTCCGCTAATTCTGcatattaacaaaaacaaaaattgtttagaaagCCTAATATAGTAAATTATCTATCATGAATAGCTTAGGATAGCTTAAGTCTTAACGTGAGATATTGTCTATTATCTGCCTCTACTCTTTGACATCCACGTCATCATCTAACTATAGATCACGTTCATTTTTCGAGATTTTTGTGGCCTTTTCATTGTACACACGACATGACTTTAGTCTCAAAATGAGTTTAAGACGTTAGACCTATACAGGTTTCTCTtcaagttttattaaaaatgtcttATACCTTATAGAAATGTAGTCATTTACTTTATTAAAGTAAGCATAACTTTATGGAAGTTGAGATTGTATTATCATAGTTTTTGCAAGTTCAAATCTCTCAACCCTCAGTACCAAAAGAAATGttgtcaaattttctatatgtTTCATATGTGGTATTTCAAACTAATTTGATTCTCCGTTCTCCCATGTTGTATGcgatattatttatttccGCTGTCATATACATATCTAATGTATGCATCAACTTTATCTTTCCACAATTTTCttgtaacaaaatatttgtgagTTCTAATTAAAAACGATCATATAGAATAAGGTGAAGTTTATACTTATTATATGTGtgatatagtttaattaaaaatattgtataacAAAGAGTTAAAAAGGTTGATTCCTTTCATCTATATATcgctaattaaattttttaactctattcttaaattttatacaatACTTTGATATCTTTTAAAGGAAAACTATTCTTATTAAAGAAACACTATTCATAAAAACTtcgaagaaaaaaagaaaaagaaaacaaagaatgaaacatttaaaaatatttaaaaatataataagatattttttatcataaaactaactatttatttgaatatgataaaagtaactcttttgataaacttcgatttattatctaaatttgtatttatttcaattataacaGATAATGTATTCAAGTCgtgttattttaatatatatttttaaatattttactatatttaaaaaatattttttttcaatccaaGTACTTACTGAAATATAAATGTGACCATgtcaaataatacaaaatctaaCCGAATTAGTGTAACCTATaacaaaacc of the Cucumis sativus cultivar 9930 chromosome 3, Cucumber_9930_V3, whole genome shotgun sequence genome contains:
- the LOC101219346 gene encoding small heat shock protein, chloroplastic isoform X1, which gives rise to MASSIALRALTAFSAPKLINPVRSASILPSSVPRSFNTNAQMTNYDHDDRSVEVDRRSDRSLSRSRDPYSGFGGNVFDPFSQTRSLSQVLNLMDQFMEDPFLAASRGVGAGSRRGWDVKEDDNCLYLRMDMPGLGKDDVKVSVEQNTLIIKGEAEKESEDEEDLRRFSSRLDLPANLYELNSIKAEMKNGVLKVAVPKVKEEERKDVRHVTVE
- the LOC101219346 gene encoding small heat shock protein, chloroplastic isoform X2, which gives rise to MASSIALRALTAFSAPKLINPVRSASILPSSVPRSFNTNAQMTNYDHDDRSVEVDRRSDRSLSRSRDPYSGFGDVFDPFSQTRSLSQVLNLMDQFMEDPFLAASRGVGAGSRRGWDVKEDDNCLYLRMDMPGLGKDDVKVSVEQNTLIIKGEAEKESEDEEDLRRFSSRLDLPANLYELNSIKAEMKNGVLKVAVPKVKEEERKDVRHVTVE